DNA sequence from the Conger conger chromosome 18, fConCon1.1, whole genome shotgun sequence genome:
TCAAAAAGAGTAGATCAGTACACTACTTGTAGGTGGAACATACTgtaggtggaaaatccaggttcagaaagtaactAGTCTCCAATATTTTGTTCCAGTCTTCTGTTGGTACAGTTTTTCaaccaggaggtagaactaaagTGAGTTactgggtggaagaaacacaaggcaggacttttactttctcatCCCTGGATTTCCCACCTCTGCTTGTCGAGTCCTTCCCCGTTGACATACAGATATTTTGATGcccaaacaaatacatttcaagaGGCCGTTTAGCATTTTTCCCCTAACGCTGGGAAGAAGGTGCTCGTGCTGGAACATGGATCCATGAAACCATTTCTGTTCAGGAATTTCACATCCGTGTTATTGTGCAAGAAATAACAGTGAGAATCACACTAAAGTTTTCCAGCATCAGGCGCCTTGTTGGATCTGCACGTGTGGAACGGGTGTTTTGGCATCGGGGAGTTGGAACAATCTGGATTAGCATAAGCCTCTAAACTTGCATGCTCAGTAGAACGAgcacctttagcagctttaaGGGTTGTGTGGTTCACTCAGAGGAACAGTCTGgcctgtgtttgttttaatcGGGACGTTGCCTCACCCCTGGACAGAGCCCGTTCTGTTCCCTCATGGCCACCCCCCGGGGTACCTCAGAGGTCAGTCCAAGGGCGTGTTAACTTCTCTAATGTACTTCACCCCCTCTTCCCAACATGCTTATTTTAAGATTGGTGCTTGTGACAGAGGACAGCACaccagaacatttttgtattgtaaTGATACATAAGATGTTTGTTTCTTCTTCGGTCAAGTGAAAATATTAGTTTGGGTTAaggtactgtttgcttgacaagtaaaatttaaaatacaagtaaaatacaagagtttagttttttgcagtaCAAACTGCAGGCTTTCATCCCACCCAGCGGCACTCAGAAATGCTCACATGCTGGCTTTGTGCACATGCGTGTCTGACCTACAGCTGAACGTCAGTGGCCAAAGAAATGAACACGGCGTGAGTCACATAAGAGGCAGATTTTCCTTTCTGACTTTCAGCCCGAGCCAGAGACGGTCTCCCGGCGTAGGACGAGATAAATCACAGGCACAAAGTGTCTTTTTgacagggagagcgagggaTCGAGAGAGTCTTGCACAGAATTGAGGAAGCAGAGGCGCAGATAACCAAACAAGGTGGAGATGACGGAAGACATGGAGGAGTAACTGCTCATCTTAAGGGGTGGATGGCCGGAATTGATTGAATTAGAATGAGATTGCAGAAATGAGAACAGGAAGACCGATGCAAAATAGTGGTTGATAGAACTTTATCACTTGGCAAATTAGGATTTATTTTAGATTAAACTGATTATGAAAGCCTGATTGCGAAGGGATGTTTGTATTGCTCGATGGAACCCGGCCGTTAATGTGCTTATTTTTCCACAGCCGAATCTGTAGGTTCTGTGTCATGGTTCACATTCTACGGTCATTGATTCAATATCGTGGCaattattgaattaattgtttaattatgAGGATGTGCCATATTGTGAGGATTGTGTTCATATCTGCGTCAACTCTTTACAGTTTTTTCCGAAATGTACATATTAATATGGCCTCAAATGGTCACTGTCATACTGTCACATAGAATGTAAGTTGTGTTAAGTCGGGAATTTAAGGACCATAACATCTGCAAATCAAGCACCTAATAGACAATCCAGCAAATGGAGGCATCTTCAAGAACGGTCAGGCAAAATCTCACCAGTTATTTAAAAGTCCTTCCCCTCTTGGAAAAGCGCAGTGATTTAGATTAGTCGGAAAACTGCAGACTGATGCGAGACCCTTTTTAAAAGTATGATTTCTGCATCGGTTTACACACAATGCAGTAATCGCTCATAAATGCAGTGCGTGGTATAATTTAGCCACTTGGAAAGTTGGGTAATTGGCAGAGTAATTGTGTTGTAGAAAGATAATTCTGTGCTTTCTCAGGTTTGACCTTCAGTTCGCCGTCATTGGCTGGGTCTTTGCACTGACCTGTAGCCCCAGCAACCGGCAACTGTCGCGTCAAGGAATATGGGCAAATTGTATGCATGAAGCAAATGAACAgagagccatttaaaaaaactggaaaGTGGTGGAAGGCAAATGTGTGTAGGTAGCAGAAGCGCTCCCCTCCTCGGCCCTCGCTCATGGCTTTgcttctctcctcttcctccttcctcaGGCAGACGCAAGCGCAGGGATGAACGCGTCGCGGAGGAGGGTGAAGGTGCTGGGCCTGATGATGATGGTCAACCTCTTCATCTacgtggtggtggaggtgtccCGCAGCGGGGGGCGGGACCAGAGCGAGTCCAAGGTGCGCGTCCCCAGCAAGCGCTTCTGGAGGCAGGGCGCCAACAGCGAGGCGTACTGGAACCAGCAACAGCAGCGGCTCGACCGCGCCCACAACCCCATCCTGGTGGCGGAGAACGGGACCGGCGTGGCCTTTCCCGACTGGCTCAACGCCACCGAGGACCTCGGGTCCTGTGAGCCCAACATGGCCGTCACCCGGCTGGTGAAGGACTACAACTCCCTACCTGCCCGCTTCAAAGACTTCCTGCTCTACATGAGTTGCAGGTCCTACCCGCTGCTGGTGGACCAGCCGCACATATGCCAGGACCCGCCTTTCCTGCTGCTGGCGGTCAAGTCCCTGGCCCCCCACTTTGACCGGAGGCAGGCCATCCGCGAGTCGTGGGGCCAGGCCGGGCTGGTGGCCAATCGGACGGTCGTCACGGTGTTCCTGCTCGGCAACACCACGGGGGTGGACCACCACCCCGACCTGTCGGAGATGCTCCGGTACGAGACCTCCTTGCACCGGGACATCCTCCAGTGGGACTACAGGGACTCCTTCTTCAACCTGACCGTGAAGGATGTGCTCTTCCTGGACTGGATGCAGCTCCGGTGCCCCAACGCCAGCTTCGTCTTCAAGGGCGACGACGACGTCTTCGTCAACACCCACCGCATCCTGGACTTCCTGGGCGGCCTGGCCCCGGCCAAGGCCAAGGACCTGTTCGTGGGGGACGTGATCACCAAAGCCGGGCCTCACCGCGACAAGAAGCTGAAGTACTTCATCCCGGAGAGCATGTTCGTGGGGCAGTACCCGCCCTACGCGGGCGGAGGGGGCTTCCTCTACTCGGGGGACCTGGCTCTACGCCTGCGCAACGCCACCCGCCAGGTGGCCCTGTACCCCATCGACGACGTCTACACGGGCATGTGCCTGAGGACACTGGGCCTGGCCCCGGAGAAGCACAAGGGCTTCAGGACCTTCGACATCGAGGAGAAGTACAGGAACAACCCCTGCGCCTACAAGGGCCTGGTGCTGGTCCACAGCAGGACTCCTCAGGAGATGATCAAAATCTGGGGCTGGCTCAAGGACCCCAAGCTCAACTGCCAGTAGGCAGCTGCCGCGTTTGTTACGAGACGGAGACCAGAGCTACAGACGGCTGGATTCAGGAACGCTGTTACTCGATGGTGACTTAAGATGTCGGCAGCTGGATTattgttggtttttgttctgTTATTGTGCTGCCTTTTGTCCCCTTATCTCTCAAAGGCCGAAGTACTGGGTGAGTTGACTGGACCTTTTTACGGCAAGCGTATTGATTCAAAGTGTCAAGAGCGCCCCGACTTCACCCCAATTCCTCAGTAACGCAAaccgtttttaaaaatgtagattttaatatttcattttggcttTCATGTTATTTATGTATCTGTTCACTTTAATGTTATTCTCTCATTTCATACCACCTTTTGAGATGTGCTATTGATTGTTGCCATGTTACAGAGAGATTGGCTCGGTAAAATGTACTTTGCTGGATCTTGAGAAGCAATCCCTTAAGTACCGATTTGGCAGTTCTGGGAAAGCACCCAACGCACAGTGTTAGATTTGCACCAAGCCGAGAAGCTTCTAGACAATGATGGCTATCCTTCGGCTCTAGTGGTGATTACTTGGTGCTTCTTGTTTTGTGTTCTATGATGCTACAACCTTTATGACCGACACGAACTGGGGACAAAGAAAGGTGAAAATGAAGTTTGCAGTATGGCCGTTGGAATTAAAATGGGATTTCTGGAAACACTCTGCCTGATATAACACATTCTGGATCTTTCCGTGTTGTGTTGGTATAAACCAATGCAATGCCCCTAAAGCTGCTACTGAAGAATATGTCGGTCAAAAAGGTCCAAAAAGGTCAATGTCGTCAGGAATTTGACTGCAGTGCCTTTTTCCATTTCAGTATTTAATGGGCCCCCAGTTGCACATGAAGGCACTGCTGAGTTTAAAGTAGCGTTTATATACGGACGGCTGTTCGGTGGAACTCGCAGGATTTCAGTGATATTACGAATGTGTACGTCAGCACAAATCCAGAAATATTTCGGGGCAGTTGACAGTAACCATTTTTAAtctgcttttaaaatgttttcataagaTTTTCTTGATACCTGAATTTTTTTACTGCCCCAGATTATTTCTGGAATTGTGCTGATGTACACATTCGTAATATCACTGCTAAAACCTGTTAAGTTTCCCTAACAGGGCTTTTTTGACTATTGCTCtggatggatgttttgtttACCTGATATCCTTCACAATtacctgttttttttgtctcttgGAGAAATGCAGTGTCTGTGCATGACCTTTCACTGTAGATCTTGATCAGTATTTTGGTCTCTTGACaagccctgtctctgtctcacaagGTTATTTTGTCTTAGTAGTAGGTTTGGAAATCACTTTTCACACGTGTGACTGAATACCACCTGCTGGACGGGTGCAGTACAACACCTTaatagtttagtttttttagtttatttatttttttgtttgttttcttttttcaggggTGCAATGATTGTTCTGTACACTGGAGCTGTCAATCAGCATGTGGCCCTCAGACTCCGTTCTCTGTCGGACCGCCCTGTTCCTGCTGAGTAGAACCGAACAGGTCTCAGacatatataatgtataaacaTATGTATAAACCTGCCAgcttaaaaccaaaaaaaaaaggctgtaatgGTTTTGTCTGCGTAGGGTAAATGTTTACATGTTGTAAGAAATATTTAAGCTGTACtaagcgtgtgcatgtgcatatgtaactgaaatgtagtcCAGGCAGTCATGCTGTTTGTGAAGTAAAATGAGAACTGCTGACTTAAGTTTCCTGTCTGTACTAAAATTCCAGGAAACGTACAGCCATACATCCCGTCTTCTGACTACCTAGAGGTCGGAAATGTTTCAATAGGATTTACTTTGAATGGTACCAGAATTTCAGGCTTTTAATATGACATTAGTCTTTGAATTGAAAACTAGTAACTTTAAGAAATGGTCAGCCCACATTTTCCTCTGGGGGAAATTAATTGTGACGTTAATGTAAAACGTCAAAGTGATCGAAAACAGCAGTATTTGCTTacactttgtgtgtttttgtttgtattgtaaGAACTGATTACTTGTAATTCTTGGCAGCAGATGTTTGTCTTTTCGACTGCATTTTGCATTCTGACTGTGCCCTTTTATATCGAGACGCGCGTAAGCCATAAAGTGACTCCCTTACATACTGTATGACGCGTGCATCCGCCCCTTCTGTTCTCCTGAGAAGGGCGACTGCTCTTTGCCTCCATCTCCGCTTTGTTGCGTTTTCTGACGATTTCGCTGAAGGAAAGAAAACGAGAGTAAGAGAATacgttctgttttctgttctgttctgtttgtgcGCTCTGTTGTCAAAGTGCACCAATGATTGCATTTCCACACCTCGTTTATCTGACGGCGAGGACCGTCTGGTGTTAATGATGTGGGGGAAACCCCACAAGTCATCTTGACCACCGCCCGTTTGTGCCTTTGTGAAAGTACTTAAGCAGCTGCAGTCTC
Encoded proteins:
- the b3gnt2b gene encoding N-acetyllactosaminide beta-1,3-N-acetylglucosaminyltransferase 2 — encoded protein: MNASRRRVKVLGLMMMVNLFIYVVVEVSRSGGRDQSESKVRVPSKRFWRQGANSEAYWNQQQQRLDRAHNPILVAENGTGVAFPDWLNATEDLGSCEPNMAVTRLVKDYNSLPARFKDFLLYMSCRSYPLLVDQPHICQDPPFLLLAVKSLAPHFDRRQAIRESWGQAGLVANRTVVTVFLLGNTTGVDHHPDLSEMLRYETSLHRDILQWDYRDSFFNLTVKDVLFLDWMQLRCPNASFVFKGDDDVFVNTHRILDFLGGLAPAKAKDLFVGDVITKAGPHRDKKLKYFIPESMFVGQYPPYAGGGGFLYSGDLALRLRNATRQVALYPIDDVYTGMCLRTLGLAPEKHKGFRTFDIEEKYRNNPCAYKGLVLVHSRTPQEMIKIWGWLKDPKLNCQ